A region of the Gammaproteobacteria bacterium genome:
TCAAGATAGCTGTCGTCTAAATATCCAGACATTAAGATGCAAATGTGTATTATTTGTGTTTTTACTCCCGTTGATATTACTTATCGAGTGACTTGTTATAACCTCTATGAAATTTACCTTTATCTAGAGGATACCAATGAAAACAAAAGCTATTTTATTGTTAGTCACCCAACTAAGTCTGGTTACAGGTCTTGCTTCGTGTGGCGCAAGTGATGAACAAACATCCACCAACGAAGGCGTAACGACCACTGACAGTACTAATGAGAGCTCCGACGTTAGCAGTACTGACGACGCTGCCAATGATCAAAGCGCTGATTCAGAACAGCAAACGGTATCTGCAACAGATTACTTTATCACGCCAGCGGGTCACGAACAGGCTACTGATTATCAATGGGATAGTAATAACGAAGTACTGATCGAGTTTGCGGGTGATTCAATCACTATTGATGGCACTGGTGCCACGGCCAATGGCAGCATTTTGGAAATAACCTCTGCTGGTACTTACCGCTTAACAGGTTCTTTATACAACGGCCAAGTTATTGTCGATACCGACGATGAAGACGTTGTCCGATTGATTTTAGATAATGCTGATATCACCAACGAGTCAAATGCCCCGATTTATGTCAAAAGCGCCGAAAAAGCTATTATTATTCTCAGTGCAGGCACTTATAACACGCTAACGGATGCGAGCGATTATCTCTTTGAGGGTGATGACGATGAGCCTAATGCCGCGTTGTTTAGTAAAGATGATTTAACCATTACCGGAACAGGCTCTTTAACCGTTAACGCCAACTTCAATGATGGTATCACCAGTAAAGACGGCTTAATTATTAACAACGGCAATATAACCGTCGTTGCTCAAGACGATGCTATTCGTGGCAAAGACTACCTGATTATCAATGATGGTAATATCACCGTTGATGCCCAAGGTGATGGCTTTAAATCTGACAATGAAAATGCCGATAAAGGTTATATTTCAATTTCTGCAGGCACCTTTGAGATAACATCGGCGGCTAATGCAATTCAAGCTAAGTCCAATATTCAAATCAGCAATGGTAGTTTTACGCTGACATCTGGTAGCGGCAACAATGAAAGTCTTGCTAGTGACGCCTCAGCAAAAGGGTTAAAAGCGACCGTTAATATCTTTATCGACGATGGTAGCTTTACCATCGATTCTGCAGACGATGCCATCCACTCCAATAACGGTATTACGATCAATGGAGCCAGTTTTGCGATAGCCGCGGGTGATGACGCAATTCACGCCGATGCCAAGATCATAATTAACGACGGCGATATTAATATTTCCAAGTCTTACGAGGGAATAGAAAGTGGTGTCGTTATTATTAATGGCGGGCAGATCCGTTTAATCGCCAGCGATGACGGTATAAATATCGCAGGTGGTACCGATGCTTCTGGTTTCACACCGGGTGGACAAAGTAGTGGTAATAGCGATTATTATTTGCAAATAAATGATGGCTATACTGTCGTTAACGCCAGTGGCGATGGCTTAGACTCTAATGGCAATATCGAGATGACTGGCGGTACTGTGATAGTTAATGGCCCAACCGAGAACATGAATGGCCCCCTTGATTACGATGGCACATTTGACATTTCTGGTGGTTTGCTCGTTGCTGTTGGCAGCTCTGGTATGGTTCAGGCGCCTAGTTCAGACTCAAGCCAGCGCTGGCTTGGCGTTACGTTTGGCACCCAGTCGGCTGGCCAACTTGTCTCGATTATCGATAATGATGGCGCTGAACTGCTGACCTTTGCACCAGAGAAAAATTACCAATCGCTGGTGTTCTCTTCACCACAGTTAACTAATGAAGAAAGCTATGACCTATACTTTGGCGGCAGCTCAACAGGCAGCCAAGAAGACGGTTTATACCAATCTGGCACCTACAGTGGCGGCACCCTAACCTATACATTTACTGATTAAGCGAGCAGTAACTAATAAAAAACGGCATGTTTTTCACTCATTTGGGCGGAAAACATGCCGTTTTATGTTTAATCCTCACTATTTTTATCAATGACTCTTAATACCAATCTTCTATTTTAATAAATTGCCCCCATATAGATCATTATGATAACGGCCAAATTGGCTAAAAAATCAAAAGATAATCAGCTAGACTGAATCTGCGTAACACGACACCAACGAGGAAACAAAATGGACAATCAGTATGTACCACCTAAAGTTTGGACCATGGATAGCGAAAATGGCGGTGAATGGGCGAGTATTAACCGCCCTGATTCTGGCGCGAGGCATCAACAAGATCTGAGCGTTGGTTCTCATCCATTGCAGCTTTATTCTCTGGCGACCCCTAACGGCCAAAAAGTAACCATCATGTTAGAAGAGCTGCTAGCCCTTGGTGTTAGTGACGCTGAGTATGATGCTTATTTAATTAAAATTGGTGATGCCGATCAGTTCTCTTCTGGCTTTGTTGGGGTAAACCCAAACTCTAAAATTCCGGCCTTGGTCGATCGTTCAACAGACACCCCGATTAATGTATTCGAATCAGGGGCTATTTTGCTATATTTGGCCGAGAAATTTGGCCATTTTTTACCGCAAGATCTCAACTCTCGCACCCAAGTGATGAATTGGTTGTTTTGGCTGCAAGGCTCTGCACCTTACCTTGGCGGCGGATTTGGTCATTTCTATGCGTACGCACCTGAAAAATTTGAATACCCAATTAATCGTTTTTCAATGGAAGCAAAACGCCAACTTGACGTGTTAGACAAACAGCTGGCCAACAACCCATTTATTGCTGGCGACCAATACAGCATTGCTGACATGGCCATTTGGCCGTGGTATGGCAATTTGGTGCTTGGTAAACTCTATGAAGCTAGTGAGTTTCTTGATGTCGCCAGTTACCCTAATTTACTTCGCTGGGCCACTGAAATATCACAACGTAATGCGGTAAAACGCGGCATTGTGGTTAACCGAGCATGGGGCGAAGAGTCAGAACAATTACTTGAACGCCACAGCGCCGCCGACATCGATAACGTATTAAAGCAGCAATCTTAACCTCGTTATCTATTATGCCCCTAGTCTTGGCTAGCGGGCATAACGTACATGCTAGCAAGTTATTGATTAGTTCGAGCGGTAATCCGTTAACCACTCTCTACCGCTCCTATCAGCTGTCTATTTTTTCTACGCCCAGCATAATAACAATAAGCCTTATTACAAGCCGTGATTAGCGACCATTAATCAATTTTAAACCGCCTATTCTCATCAATAGACATCTCGAATTTTACCAACGCCTTGTGTTACGGCTTGCTCACTCTTGCCCCAACCGCTTGTATCAGCAAACAAACCTGTTATTGTTTATTTTATGCCCAACTTAATTCCAGCGGGCCATCGGATAAAGGGACAGCAATAATGACCGCCAATGTTGAACGATTTGATTTATGGATCCGCACAGAATTTGTCCAGATGAATACCGCGTTAGAACAGCTGTATATTCAACAGACCGATCGCGCTAATGTCACTGGTGTCGGTGATGAAATAAAGACCACTTTGCAAACGCAGGGCACAAATTTAATAAAGGCACTGCTCACTGAGGGCAATACCGATGAAGGCTTTGATGCAGGTTTTGATTTATTAGGTAATGTTGGTTTTTATATGGCCGCTTGTCGCCGTCACGATATCACCGAGCCGAGCAGAGAAGTCAGCTCACCGCTCGTTGAAGCGTCAGCACTGGCTTTGCAATTGGGTGCTTCGCTCGGCGTAACACCGCGTTTTGCCACCGCCCATTTAACCACGCATAACCGCGCTATCAATGGCGTGGCAAAAAGTTTCACCTCGCTTAATGACGAATACATTTTCAATGATTATAACAATCGCGCAGTGCTCGCTTATAAAAGAGCAGCTGATGCACTCTTTCGGATTATACCGTTAGGTATCTCTAACCCTGCGGCCGCCGATTTATTAATCGCGGCCAACGATGCGCTAAAAGACGTGCTCTCGTATAACTCAACCCTGTTCGGCCAATTAGACGTTGACGCATTCTTCTATCAAATAAGGCCCTATTACAAATCTTATCGGGTTGGACAGCATATTTATCGCGGCGCCAATGCTGGCGACTTTTCTGGGATTAATATTATCGATATGATGCTGGGTTTATGCCGTGCCGATCATCCCTACTACTCGCAGCTGTTGGTCGATAAAATGCTCTATATGATGCCCGAGGATCAAAGCCGATTAATGGATTGTATGCGCAGGAAAAGCTTAATGGACCAGATTATTGAGACACCAACAGCATTACACCACTGTGATTGGTATCAGCAGTTTGTGGGCCTTTTCTTAAAAGTTTGCAAAATGCATGGTCGCACAGCCAGCCAGCACCACAATCAATTAGTTGATAAGTTCATCACCAGACCCGCTCAATCGCTCAACGAGCAGCACATGGATAAATTAACGGCCAGTGGTCCGCCGTTGGACGTGTTGCTGCGTTCGCTGGAAACATTGCGAGATCTACGATTGGCTGCACCACGAGATGATATACCCACCCGATACACAGATGTTCAGCGAATTAAAGCCAGTGTGGAGTCAATATGAGATCACGCTTTCACGTTACCGACAATTACTTTTTAAGTCACTCAGTTGGGCTGCAACCTAAAACGACGCAAGCGGCGCTCAACGAAGCAATGCTCACGCCTTGGGCGCAAACCCCAGAGCAAGTTTGGCCACACTGGTTAACAGCGATAGAAGGCTTTACTTTAGCACTGGCTAAACTGCTCAATACCGAAACCGATTTGCTGTGTCCACAGGTCAATTTGTCGAGCGCCTATACCAAAATATTACAGGCGCTACCGTTTGATCCTAAGCGCCCGATAATTTTGATGTCTAAACGTGATTTCCCCAGTATGGTTTTTGTCGCCAGACAAGCCGAGCGATTGGGTTATCAGCTACGTCTGCTCGATGACAATTTTAATGTCCATGATAATCAAGCGTGGCAACGAGTTTTCACCGCAGATGTCGGTTTAGTGTTACTGAGCCATGTTTACTCCAATAGCGGCTGTCGGCTAGATATCGCGCCAATTTGTAAAATGGCCCGCAGCGCCGGTATTGTCACCATCGTAGATATTGCGCAGTCAGTTGGCGTAATGCCGATTGACTGCCAAGTTTGGGATGCTGACTTTATACTGGGTTCGTGCGTAAAATGGCTTTGCGGCGGCCCCGGCGCGGGGTTTTTATGGCTAAAACGCGAAAATGTAGCGCGTTGTAATCCGATAGATGTCGGGTGGTTTTCCCATCAAGATCCGTTTCAATTTGATATTGAGCACTTTAGTTACCACCCTAGCGCCCTGCGATTTTGGGGTGGAACCCCTTCAGTGCTGCCCTACTGTCTGGCTGCTAACAGCATTAACAACACCTTGGCGATAGGTCTAGATAAAATCTATGCGCACAACCGCGATTTAAATGGTCAACTATGGCAAGCGTTGCACGCTGAGCATCTTGTTAGCCCGCGCGATGTAGCGCGTAGCGGTGGTACCACTATTATTGATATGGGTCAGGGGCAAGCGAGTTTTATAAATCGGTTGCAAACACAAGGGATATTGTTTGATCAACGTATTGATGGTGCACGATTTTCGCCGCACATATACAACAATCAGCATGAGTTGAACAAGCTACTTAACTGCTTATACCCAACATCTTAGCGCTATATCGCCGCATCGATAACGTGAACAAATATGCCCGAGTGTTAACTAGCACTCGGGCAAGCGCTTTATTAATAAATACGGATATCAAAATTATCGATTAATTCGCGCTGTAATCTGGGTAGTCAGTTAGTCCCTGCTCTGCCCCACCAAACAATGTGTCAGGATTGTGCGACGCCAGCGGGTAATTATTTTTAATCCGATTAGGTAGATCAGGATTGGCGATAAAAGGTCGTCCAAAACCGATCATATCTGCGACTCCCGTATCGATTGCCTGTGCCGCTTTGTCGTCGTTGTAACGACCCGCATAAATTATCACGCCTTGATATACTTCACGAACCGCAGACTTAAAGGCTTTAGGGGTGTCAGGTGCATCATCCCAGTCGACTTCAGCAATGTGAATATAAACGACCTTATGACGGTTTAGTAGCGCTGCTGCCGCGGCATAGGTTATTGCTGGCGTAGCATCTACTGTGCCATTAAGTGAGGTAAAGGGTGCCAGACGCACGCCAACACGGTCAGCGCCAATGGCGTCGACCACAGCTGTCACCACTTCGCTCAAAAAACGTAGTCTATTTTCAACCGAGCCACCATACTCGTCAGTGCGATCATTGGCCTTAGAATCAATAAACTGATTAATTAAATAACCATTAGCGGCGTGTAACTCAATGCCATCAAATCCTGCAGCAACTGCATTTAATGCCGCTTGGCGGTATTGGCCAATAACATCTTTAATATCTGATTTGGTCATCGCTCGCGGTGTAACCACGTCGACAAAACCAGGTTCGTCAGTACCATTATCAATAAATACTTTTACATTTTCAGCGCTTTTTGCACACGACGAAATAGGCTGTTCGCCGCCAATGTTATCAGGATGAGTAACCCGACCCACATGCCACAGCTGCGCAAAAATCACCCCAGCATTGGCGTGAACCGCCGCCGTTACTTTGCGCCATCCTGCTATTTGCGCTGGGCTATATATGCCAGGCGTCCATGCGTAGCCTTGACCTAAGGCCGAAATTTGAGTGCCCTCGGCTACAATCAAACCAGCAGATGCGCGCTGCGCATAATAATCGGCCATCATTTGGTTGGCAACATTGCCCGGCTGGCTTGCGCGCGAGCGAGTCATTGGAGGCATCACGATCCGATTTTTTAACGTAAGCGTACCCAGCTGCATGGGTTGAAACAGTGTATTGTTCATTGGTATTTCCTACTAATTAGCGAGTCTGGATAAGTTCAATTTGATAGCCGTCTGGGTCGGTAATAAAGGCAATATGGGTTGATCCGCCTTTAACTGGGCCAGGTTGACGCGTGATGTTGGCACCAAGTGCTTTAATTTTGTCACAGGTCGCGTAAATATCATCGACTCCCAAGGCGAGGTGACCAAACGCATTGCCATGCTCGTACTGAGTGGTATCCCAATTGTAGGTCAACTCAATCGTGGTACCGTCAATTTGATCAACATAACCGACAAACACCAAGGTATAGCGATATTGCACGTTGTCTGTTGTTTCCAGTACCGTCATTCCCAGTACCTGGGTATAAAATTCAATTGATTTATCAAGATCACAGACTCTTAACATCGTGTGTAAAAACTTCATAGCTGGCCTTTGCTCCGTAATAATCTCTAATAAACCGTGTGGTTTACTGATGAGGTGATCAAATACAATTTACAGCCAAATGAAATACAAATAAAATTATCATTAATTATAGTTTTGATAATATTTAATTATGAAGTTGATGCGAGAAAATTGGGCAGAACGAGCCATGAATATGACTCGTCATTGGGAAAATTCACTTATCCGGTGCCTAGGTTATCCGAAAGTTAGGTTATTTACGTGACTGGCGAAAATGAGTTCTCAAACGTTTAAAAATACTCAGAGAGTTTCTAATTTTATTCGCTTTATCGAGTTGGCGCTGCTGCTCAGCCGATAGCAACTGTGGTTGATGTTCGCTAATTAATCGTGATAAATGGTACTGCGTAACTTTTTTAGCAATAATCCAATCAGGTCGCCACGTTTGATAACGCAGGGTTGAACGCTCAAAATCCACTAAACTTAACAAGCCTTGTTCGTCAACCAAGATATCGCGGATTGGCATTGAATGGCGTGCAACCCCCGCTGCTAACATCTGCGTTACAATCTTAGTCAGGTCAGATAAATTTATTTCACTAAGCTCGGTCACACTACGACCCGGCAGGCGTGACATAAATAGCGTCGTATTTAGATCTTTAGCCTTAATTAAGCGTGGGACATTATCGACATGCTCCATTCGCAATAAAGCCTCTTTTTCCTGTCGATAGCGATTTTTATAGCCAGAACTTGGCTTAAAAAATTTAGTCACAACGTCATCACTAATTTCTAATAACATTTTATTTGTTTCGTAAATATTTCCAATAACTTCTTTGATAACAGCCTCCTCATTGCTATGCCTCACCAAAGATCCACTTACATTATCAGCACAACCTTGGCCGTTCAACATTCCGTCAAAACAAGTATTTAGTATAGATAAATTAAACACTTATAGAATATAACAATGACCTGTTTATTACTAGTTCATTTTGCGAATCGTCGACATTTCAAGCTAGCTAGCAACAAAGGCTATAATTTTCACAATTTTCATAGCGAAACTTTAATACTCAGCTCCGTACTTAATAAGTCTCAATTGTTATTTACGAGATATTCATTAACAAGCTTATAGCTTGTTACCATCGTTTAAACGCTCAATATTTTATGGTTATTTCGTAAATATCTCGCGGTACAAGCGTAACTCAAAAACCTCGGCGTGCTTTGGCTGTAATCGACATAATCTTGCTGATAAAGCTTCAGTAACATCGGCTCTTCAGCTCGAGGAGCCAATAAAAACCACCCGATAGCAAGCGGGATTAAAAAACACAAAAAGAACGAGTTTGTTAATAATAAATACCCGATCAGCCAGATGATATCACCCACATATTGTGGATTTCTGGTTAAGCTGTAAATACCGGAATTTTGTAATCCATCTTGAGATACCCCAAGTGTTTTCATGATCTTAAAAGTAAACAGTCCTTTAATTGCAATATAAAGACCGACGACAATCAAGCCTGAGCCTAATAACTTTAAGATCAGATAATCGAACTTATAAGAATTCCAATCTAACAGCCCAATAACGGCTATTCCACCCATAAAAATAACAGTAGGTACCCAGTTAATTACCAATTTAAATTTAGATTGCACTGGCGGCCAAAAGCTCACCTTACTAGACACTGTAATAATGATTAATACATTGAGCAGCACTAAACTGCATAACACCATTATAACGATTACATTAAGCATAATTTTTACTCGTCAATAAAATAGAGCGACGCGCGTCGATAAAATATATCAGCGCTGGTAGTAAAACTAAATCAATGACCAAAGCCAACATTAAACCAGACGCCACAGTGATACCAAAAAGCATGTTAGGGGTAAAATTACTAAAGGCTAACAAACCAAAGGTCGAATCATTCATTTGGATACTTCCTGTAATTCCTGAGCCGGAATGCTTAGGCTAATCACACTTACCGCAAACAGCAACAATACCGCTAACATAAATCCCAAGCCTGAATAAGACGACAAAATAAGGCTTTTAGTTAATTGGAATAGCAATGGCCCAAGGGCTAAGCCAGTGAAGAACGCCGCAGACACAAGCCCCGATGCATAGGGCACATCACCAAAACAGTCATGTCGCATAATCATTGCCATCGCTAATGCGTTTGTCGCCACGATAGTGGCTCCAACTCCGATCACTCCGGCATAAATTTGCCAAATTGTTGCTTCGGTAGCCGTAAATGTCAGTATCACAGCCGTGGCGGCAATAATAATCAAAACCAAAATTAAGCCTGCCTCACTATCAAATTTAGTTGATAACGACGTCATAAACATCCGAGAGAAGATCCCCATCAAGCCAAATACAGTGATCAAAAATGCCGCGTCGTCAACTGACATTCCTTGTTCAACGGCAAAACTTGGAACAAAAGTAATAAAAGGCGCTAAAAACAGCCCAGCACAAGCTTGCATCATCATTAATGTGCCGATATGAGAGTTAAACTTCGCTTGACGAACCACTTTAGCTGCACTGGTCTTAGTTGTTTCCCAATCAAATAAAAATGCCACGATTAACATAATAATACTAACGGGAATAACGCAAGAAAATGCAGTGCGCCAGCCCCATTGCTGTGCAAGTAAAGGAAATATCATCCCAGCAACCAGAGCCGACATTTGTACCCCTGCTTGCTTAAATCCCACCATAGCGGCTTTGCTTTTTGTAGGAACTTGCAAAATAATAATTTGGTTTGTTAATGGGTTAGACATTGCCAGTGAAATGCCGCAGATGGCAACAGATACAATCATTAAAATGAAACTGTCAGATCTCACTAGGCAGAAAAATCCGACAGCGACAGCCACAAAATGCAAATAAAGCGAACGCTTGACCCCAATACTTTTCACCCATTTCCCCGCCTTTAAAGACAGTATTGCAGCAACGCCAAAAGCACTAAGAGTGAATCCACTCAACATTTTTGTATCTAAAATTGAATCCGCCACCATATAAGTAGCCAATGCGCCTACGGCATAAAGAATTAATACTGGTAGCGCCATTACCACGACAAGTAAGACGCTTAAACCCCAGATTGGTATTTTTTGTTTATTCATACATTATCCGTTTATTCATAAAATCTCCGTTTAAATCACAGCGAAGGCTTGAAACAACCGATATAAGGTCATAACAATGGCGACAACCTCTGGTTTATTCATGCATCAGCGATGTAACTGGATTTAATAGCCGTTATTTAAGAATAAAAATCACAATAAAAATATAAAATTGCGAGCAGATTTATATCAAGTTACGAACACTCTCAATCGATGTTCTGCATTTGATAGGGTTGCGTTCATCATTTGATATCACAGCATTTCAAACTCTCTATAGTGATGCTTTCTTTATCTATCACTTGGATTTTTAACATGAAATGGACTCACACCACTTTAAGTTTATTGTTGCTTCCTGTCGTAGCCAGCGGCCAACAAAGCACCCCTTTAGAAACAATTGTAATAGAAGCACGTCATTGGAATGAATCGCTGCAAGATATTCCTGCCAGTATAAAAGTGGTTGATTCAAAAGATATTAATGGCTCAGGATTGAATCAAATAGAGCGGTTAATCCAATATACCGCTAATACCACGATTGAAAACTCATCGGTTCAACCACGTATAGTTATTCGTGGTAATGCCTCGCTCGATACCGGTACATCTACTCCTGTCGGCTATATGCTTGACGATGTGTCATTGCCTTTGGGCGTAAAACAAGCAACGGATTGGCTCAATATTGACACCATTGAAATTATCAAAGGCGCGCAAGGTAGCTTCTACGGCAGAAATACCGAGGCAGGTGTTATAAAAGTACAAACTAAAACTCCGGGCTTTGAAACTCAAGCATGGGCTCAATATCGTTACTTACAAACGGATGGCAGTAATAGTTGGGTGTCAGGACATGAGGTAGAGACTGGCGTTTCAGGTGGGGTTGATGACATAGCTGCTTCGTTAAATATGAAATACTTAAGCGCTGACAGCCCTTATTACAACTTGTACCCTCGCTCTAATGATGAAAATAAACTCGAAAAGCTCAACATTGTCGGTGCGCTAACTTATTACCTCGGTAGCGACACTGAAATAAACTTTCGCAGCCACTGGCAAGACAGTGACGGTGGTCGAGCAAAAATGCGTTATTTAACGGGCCAGTTTGCTACCGATGCATTCACGGTTAATTACAGTACCCCAACCGATGATCAACAACGAAGTGCAATTCAATCCTTGCGCATTGACCACGAATTTGGCAATAAAAAACTGACGGCAATCACCGGTTATACCGACTATGCACAAGAATTTGTGATGGATCTAGATACCGGGCCCGCTCCAATACCTGCGACCTTGTCTGATTTTAACGATAAGATGTTATCGCAAGAGTTCCGATTGGCGACTACTGGCGACCCTCGCCTAAAATGGTCAATCGGCA
Encoded here:
- a CDS encoding carbohydrate-binding domain-containing protein, giving the protein MKTKAILLLVTQLSLVTGLASCGASDEQTSTNEGVTTTDSTNESSDVSSTDDAANDQSADSEQQTVSATDYFITPAGHEQATDYQWDSNNEVLIEFAGDSITIDGTGATANGSILEITSAGTYRLTGSLYNGQVIVDTDDEDVVRLILDNADITNESNAPIYVKSAEKAIIILSAGTYNTLTDASDYLFEGDDDEPNAALFSKDDLTITGTGSLTVNANFNDGITSKDGLIINNGNITVVAQDDAIRGKDYLIINDGNITVDAQGDGFKSDNENADKGYISISAGTFEITSAANAIQAKSNIQISNGSFTLTSGSGNNESLASDASAKGLKATVNIFIDDGSFTIDSADDAIHSNNGITINGASFAIAAGDDAIHADAKIIINDGDINISKSYEGIESGVVIINGGQIRLIASDDGINIAGGTDASGFTPGGQSSGNSDYYLQINDGYTVVNASGDGLDSNGNIEMTGGTVIVNGPTENMNGPLDYDGTFDISGGLLVAVGSSGMVQAPSSDSSQRWLGVTFGTQSAGQLVSIIDNDGAELLTFAPEKNYQSLVFSSPQLTNEESYDLYFGGSSTGSQEDGLYQSGTYSGGTLTYTFTD
- the yghU gene encoding glutathione-dependent disulfide-bond oxidoreductase, yielding MDNQYVPPKVWTMDSENGGEWASINRPDSGARHQQDLSVGSHPLQLYSLATPNGQKVTIMLEELLALGVSDAEYDAYLIKIGDADQFSSGFVGVNPNSKIPALVDRSTDTPINVFESGAILLYLAEKFGHFLPQDLNSRTQVMNWLFWLQGSAPYLGGGFGHFYAYAPEKFEYPINRFSMEAKRQLDVLDKQLANNPFIAGDQYSIADMAIWPWYGNLVLGKLYEASEFLDVASYPNLLRWATEISQRNAVKRGIVVNRAWGEESEQLLERHSAADIDNVLKQQS
- a CDS encoding DUF1864 family protein, which produces MTANVERFDLWIRTEFVQMNTALEQLYIQQTDRANVTGVGDEIKTTLQTQGTNLIKALLTEGNTDEGFDAGFDLLGNVGFYMAACRRHDITEPSREVSSPLVEASALALQLGASLGVTPRFATAHLTTHNRAINGVAKSFTSLNDEYIFNDYNNRAVLAYKRAADALFRIIPLGISNPAAADLLIAANDALKDVLSYNSTLFGQLDVDAFFYQIRPYYKSYRVGQHIYRGANAGDFSGINIIDMMLGLCRADHPYYSQLLVDKMLYMMPEDQSRLMDCMRRKSLMDQIIETPTALHHCDWYQQFVGLFLKVCKMHGRTASQHHNQLVDKFITRPAQSLNEQHMDKLTASGPPLDVLLRSLETLRDLRLAAPRDDIPTRYTDVQRIKASVESI
- a CDS encoding aminotransferase class V-fold PLP-dependent enzyme, producing the protein MRSRFHVTDNYFLSHSVGLQPKTTQAALNEAMLTPWAQTPEQVWPHWLTAIEGFTLALAKLLNTETDLLCPQVNLSSAYTKILQALPFDPKRPIILMSKRDFPSMVFVARQAERLGYQLRLLDDNFNVHDNQAWQRVFTADVGLVLLSHVYSNSGCRLDIAPICKMARSAGIVTIVDIAQSVGVMPIDCQVWDADFILGSCVKWLCGGPGAGFLWLKRENVARCNPIDVGWFSHQDPFQFDIEHFSYHPSALRFWGGTPSVLPYCLAANSINNTLAIGLDKIYAHNRDLNGQLWQALHAEHLVSPRDVARSGGTTIIDMGQGQASFINRLQTQGILFDQRIDGARFSPHIYNNQHELNKLLNCLYPTS
- a CDS encoding alkene reductase — translated: MNNTLFQPMQLGTLTLKNRIVMPPMTRSRASQPGNVANQMMADYYAQRASAGLIVAEGTQISALGQGYAWTPGIYSPAQIAGWRKVTAAVHANAGVIFAQLWHVGRVTHPDNIGGEQPISSCAKSAENVKVFIDNGTDEPGFVDVVTPRAMTKSDIKDVIGQYRQAALNAVAAGFDGIELHAANGYLINQFIDSKANDRTDEYGGSVENRLRFLSEVVTAVVDAIGADRVGVRLAPFTSLNGTVDATPAITYAAAAALLNRHKVVYIHIAEVDWDDAPDTPKAFKSAVREVYQGVIIYAGRYNDDKAAQAIDTGVADMIGFGRPFIANPDLPNRIKNNYPLASHNPDTLFGGAEQGLTDYPDYSAN
- the gloA gene encoding lactoylglutathione lyase; its protein translation is MKFLHTMLRVCDLDKSIEFYTQVLGMTVLETTDNVQYRYTLVFVGYVDQIDGTTIELTYNWDTTQYEHGNAFGHLALGVDDIYATCDKIKALGANITRQPGPVKGGSTHIAFITDPDGYQIELIQTR
- a CDS encoding DUF1295 domain-containing protein; protein product: MLNVIVIMVLCSLVLLNVLIIITVSSKVSFWPPVQSKFKLVINWVPTVIFMGGIAVIGLLDWNSYKFDYLILKLLGSGLIVVGLYIAIKGLFTFKIMKTLGVSQDGLQNSGIYSLTRNPQYVGDIIWLIGYLLLTNSFFLCFLIPLAIGWFLLAPRAEEPMLLKLYQQDYVDYSQSTPRFLSYACTARYLRNNHKILSV
- a CDS encoding MFS transporter; amino-acid sequence: MNKQKIPIWGLSVLLVVVMALPVLILYAVGALATYMVADSILDTKMLSGFTLSAFGVAAILSLKAGKWVKSIGVKRSLYLHFVAVAVGFFCLVRSDSFILMIVSVAICGISLAMSNPLTNQIIILQVPTKSKAAMVGFKQAGVQMSALVAGMIFPLLAQQWGWRTAFSCVIPVSIIMLIVAFLFDWETTKTSAAKVVRQAKFNSHIGTLMMMQACAGLFLAPFITFVPSFAVEQGMSVDDAAFLITVFGLMGIFSRMFMTSLSTKFDSEAGLILVLIIIAATAVILTFTATEATIWQIYAGVIGVGATIVATNALAMAMIMRHDCFGDVPYASGLVSAAFFTGLALGPLLFQLTKSLILSSYSGLGFMLAVLLLFAVSVISLSIPAQELQEVSK
- a CDS encoding TonB-dependent receptor, yielding MKWTHTTLSLLLLPVVASGQQSTPLETIVIEARHWNESLQDIPASIKVVDSKDINGSGLNQIERLIQYTANTTIENSSVQPRIVIRGNASLDTGTSTPVGYMLDDVSLPLGVKQATDWLNIDTIEIIKGAQGSFYGRNTEAGVIKVQTKTPGFETQAWAQYRYLQTDGSNSWVSGHEVETGVSGGVDDIAASLNMKYLSADSPYYNLYPRSNDENKLEKLNIVGALTYYLGSDTEINFRSHWQDSDGGRAKMRYLTGQFATDAFTVNYSTPTDDQQRSAIQSLRIDHEFGNKKLTAITGYTDYAQEFVMDLDTGPAPIPATLSDFNDKMLSQEFRLATTGDPRLKWSIGTHFYQQDTDIDFTMGMQSLRRISSNEQHGLAGFGHAQYQINSQLSLAAGARVERISQKGQQSLSNMMVNAAYSEKLSETQVLPTITATYHLTQDALLYLSWSNGYLPGGFNYSSATSAETFTYEDEHTTSYEFGYKSKWLDQTINSDLSVFFNQIKDKQMIDILPGFTQKISNAAKAEIYGIEYSINARLNNQWSILANLGWQQGEAKEHIAQVFFNGQTGTQILSDNSLPYTPDFTWALTVNYQPVSAMTTQMVVRGSDNYYFDSANTLEQDSYEAVDLTMTYQFDPVTVTLAANNIFNESVFSRAINTPNGVVVEDTQERTISLTAKYQW